The following proteins are co-located in the Procambarus clarkii isolate CNS0578487 chromosome 16, FALCON_Pclarkii_2.0, whole genome shotgun sequence genome:
- the LOC123760140 gene encoding glutathione peroxidase-like, which produces MMGPLVNVLLGAALLCPALADITPRVQCGEVDGDIYQFSAKTLENGTDVSFQEYRGKVVLVVNVATYCGGTIPTYTQMNALAEFYVDEDFEILGFPCNQFLKLEPGTNSEILNGIQYVRPGDGFEPLMTLFQKTEVNGATEDPLFTFLKSACASTFTEFYSGLFYEPITIGDIQWNFEKFLIGKDGKPFSRYHPSVQDPEALKDDINTLLNA; this is translated from the exons ATGATGGGCCCACTGGTGAATGTGCTGCTGGGAGCTGCCTTGCTGTGCCCTGCGCTGGCAGACATCACTCCCCGCGTGCAGTGCGGCGAGGTTGACGGCGACATTTACCAGTTCTCAGCCAAGACGCTGGAAAATGGTACCGACGTGAGCTTCCAGGAGTACAGAGGGaag gtggtgctggtggtgaacgTGGCCACCTACTGTGGGGGCACCATTCCCACCTACACCCAAATGAACGCTCTGGCTGAGTTCTACGTCGACGAAGACTTTGAGATCCTCGGCTTCCCCTGTAACCAGTTTCTGAAG CTGGAGCCGGGAACGAACAGTGAAATCTTGAACGGAATTCAATACGTTCGTCCGGGTGACGGGTTCGAACCCCTGATGACGCTGTTCCAGAAGACTGAGGTGAACGGCGCCACTGAAGACCCGCTATTTACGTTCCTCAAG AGTGCCTGCGCATCTACGTTCACGGAGTTCTACTCTGGTCTCTTTTATGAGCCCATCACGATTGGAGACATTCAATGGAACTTCGAGAAGTTTCTGATCGGCAAAGATGGTAAGCCATTCTCGCGCTACCATCCGTCAGTTCAAGATCCCGAAGCCCTCAAGGATGACATCAACACCCTTCTAAATGCATAG